One genomic segment of Polynucleobacter sp. MWH-UH2A includes these proteins:
- the rplL gene encoding 50S ribosomal protein L7/L12, with product MAITKEEIIEAVGSMSVMDLNDLVKAFEEKFGVSAAAMAVAGPAGAGGGDAGGAEQTEFTVNLVEAGANKVSVIKAVREITGLGLKEAKDLVDGAPKPIKEGVDKKTAEEAKKKLEEAGAKAELK from the coding sequence ATGGCGATTACTAAAGAAGAAATCATTGAAGCAGTAGGTAGCATGTCCGTTATGGATTTGAACGACTTGGTTAAAGCGTTCGAAGAGAAATTTGGTGTATCAGCTGCAGCGATGGCTGTTGCTGGTCCTGCAGGTGCTGGCGGTGGTGATGCTGGTGGCGCAGAGCAAACTGAATTCACAGTAAACCTCGTTGAAGCTGGTGCAAACAAAGTTTCAGTAATTAAAGCAGTTCGCGAAATTACTGGACTTGGTTTGAAAGAAGCTAAAGATTTGGTTGACGGTGCACCGAAGCCAATCAAAGAAGGCGTTGATAAGAAGACTGCTGAAGAAGCCAAGAAGAAGCTTGAAGAAGCTGGCGCTAAGGCAGAACTCAAGTAA
- the rplK gene encoding 50S ribosomal protein L11 → MAKKIVGFIKLQIPAGKANPSPPVGPALGQRGLNIMEFCKAFNAQTQSMEPGLPIPVVITAFADKSFTFIMKTPPATIMIKKAAKIEKGSPRPHTDKVGKITRAQAEEIAKAKMPDLTAADMDAAVRTIAGSARSMGITVEGI, encoded by the coding sequence ATGGCAAAGAAGATTGTTGGCTTTATTAAGCTGCAGATTCCTGCAGGTAAAGCAAATCCATCACCACCCGTAGGTCCAGCATTGGGTCAACGCGGCCTCAACATTATGGAATTCTGTAAGGCGTTTAATGCTCAAACTCAGAGCATGGAGCCTGGCTTGCCAATTCCAGTTGTGATTACAGCGTTCGCTGATAAGAGCTTCACATTCATCATGAAGACTCCTCCAGCAACCATCATGATTAAGAAGGCTGCAAAGATCGAAAAAGGATCACCACGTCCTCATACCGATAAGGTAGGAAAAATTACTCGTGCTCAAGCGGAAGAAATCGCTAAAGCAAAAATGCCAGATTTGACAGCGGCCGATATGGATGCAGCTGTTAGAACTATCGCTGGTAGCGCCCGTTCCATGGGCATCACTGTGGAAGGCATCTAA
- the rplA gene encoding 50S ribosomal protein L1: protein MTKLSKRVKAIQSKVDRNKFYPLEDALNLVKECATAKFDESIDVAVQLGIDAKKSDQVVRGAVVLPAGTGKHVRVAVFAQGEKAEQAKAAGAEIVGMEDLADQIKAGKIDFDVLIASPDTMKIVGTLGQVLGPRGLMPNPKVGTVTPDVATAVKNAKAGQVQFRVDKAGIVHASIGRRSFEPAALKSNLLALLEALNKAKPPASKGIYLKKVAVSSTMGAGVRVDQASLQAAA from the coding sequence ATGACTAAGTTATCTAAACGCGTTAAAGCAATTCAATCTAAAGTTGATCGCAACAAGTTCTATCCATTAGAAGATGCATTGAACCTCGTTAAAGAGTGTGCAACTGCAAAGTTTGATGAGTCTATCGACGTTGCTGTTCAGTTGGGCATTGATGCCAAGAAATCTGACCAAGTTGTGCGTGGCGCAGTAGTGCTCCCAGCTGGTACAGGCAAGCATGTTCGTGTTGCTGTTTTTGCACAAGGTGAGAAGGCTGAGCAAGCCAAAGCTGCTGGAGCAGAAATTGTTGGCATGGAAGATCTTGCCGATCAAATTAAAGCCGGCAAAATTGATTTTGATGTGTTGATCGCATCTCCAGACACAATGAAAATTGTTGGTACTTTAGGTCAAGTATTGGGCCCACGTGGTTTGATGCCAAATCCGAAAGTTGGAACTGTTACCCCTGATGTTGCTACTGCAGTTAAGAATGCAAAAGCGGGTCAAGTTCAGTTCCGTGTGGACAAAGCCGGTATCGTGCATGCAAGCATTGGCCGTCGTTCATTCGAGCCAGCTGCATTGAAATCCAATTTGCTCGCATTGCTTGAGGCTTTGAATAAAGCAAAACCTCCTGCATCTAAGGGAATTTATTTAAAGAAGGTTGCCGTAAGCAGCACCATGGGTGCAGGCGTACGTGTAGACCAAGCATCGTTACAGGCAGCAGCTTAA